One genomic window of Leptospira saintgironsiae includes the following:
- a CDS encoding Kelch repeat-containing protein has protein sequence MRKIYSVFIILSISLQFCFCAAAGLSEILGEESSIAEFAFVAKLGPNSAILSWNCSNVSKGTMYTNDGIIPSLNSSKTHLLEWKHLNSNTSYRVILTCGSQKIEEGSILEFTTWVSNDPPKTRGIWILGGIGNDGLPIKEVDLFDPVTDIWYSSITNVPTPRILASIVHHKNKIYVIGGMENVSGTYVSSSKVEVYDPYADLWETKTSLPSGSIGAVAGSVGDEIYILSGSNSTDMTNGPVFNTILKFYPELGIGGQWISFSSASTIFSRVDMSGCAINGVIFYTGGRTYNTGSANSSTDGFAASANTTTSFSEPSLGESKHGAGGVCILPSSGDPFPADGVYFAVVGGSTGSGNVFQPATSIIPTNRTEFYQLGSGSFSLGPSLPASLYFPAVQTSYETRKIFSFGGASSINIPENTVYSLDSGNPLGSAWTTHSLSMPRRRYAHKAIRIDR, from the coding sequence ATGAGAAAGATATATTCTGTTTTTATAATTCTTTCTATTTCCTTACAATTTTGCTTTTGTGCAGCCGCCGGTTTATCAGAAATTTTAGGAGAAGAATCTTCTATAGCAGAGTTCGCATTTGTAGCTAAACTAGGCCCGAATTCCGCAATTCTTTCTTGGAATTGTTCGAATGTTTCTAAGGGTACGATGTATACAAACGATGGGATCATTCCCAGTTTGAACTCTTCTAAAACTCATTTATTAGAATGGAAACATCTAAATTCAAACACTTCTTACAGAGTGATCTTAACCTGTGGATCTCAAAAAATAGAAGAAGGTAGCATTTTAGAATTTACTACCTGGGTCTCGAACGATCCTCCCAAAACAAGAGGGATTTGGATCTTAGGTGGAATTGGAAATGACGGCCTTCCCATCAAAGAAGTGGATCTATTTGATCCAGTGACAGATATTTGGTATTCTTCCATTACAAACGTCCCGACTCCCAGGATATTAGCATCCATTGTACATCATAAAAACAAAATATATGTAATTGGTGGAATGGAGAATGTTTCTGGAACCTATGTTTCTTCTTCTAAGGTAGAAGTGTATGATCCATATGCAGATCTCTGGGAAACAAAAACTTCTTTGCCTTCGGGTTCAATAGGCGCAGTGGCAGGCTCCGTAGGAGATGAGATCTATATTCTTTCCGGTTCTAATTCTACCGATATGACAAACGGTCCCGTATTTAATACAATTCTAAAGTTCTATCCTGAACTTGGAATTGGGGGCCAATGGATCTCTTTCTCTTCTGCTTCTACTATATTTAGCAGGGTAGATATGTCAGGTTGCGCAATCAATGGTGTTATTTTTTATACAGGTGGTAGGACCTATAATACTGGAAGTGCAAACTCAAGCACGGATGGTTTTGCTGCTTCTGCAAACACTACTACCTCTTTCAGTGAACCAAGCTTAGGAGAATCCAAACATGGAGCCGGTGGGGTTTGTATTTTACCTTCTTCTGGAGATCCTTTCCCTGCTGATGGTGTGTATTTTGCAGTTGTAGGAGGTTCAACAGGTTCAGGAAATGTGTTCCAACCCGCGACTTCTATTATTCCTACAAATAGAACTGAGTTCTACCAATTGGGTTCTGGGTCCTTTTCTTTGGGTCCAAGTCTTCCTGCTTCTTTATATTTTCCCGCTGTCCAAACTTCTTACGAGACTCGTAAAATTTTTTCTTTTGGAGGAGCTT
- a CDS encoding LA_3334 family protein translates to MLKKFSFVFYGIFFFPSYLFASEILFKTGEAFIAEEVSEEPEYILLSWKEKKYKIPRLELQRIDPRKKGPDSSYRYSEFKLTDGTQLKGILIEKKENKLILKTELGFVELDRYKILSHNFEDISSKPPIIPEKYLLETSKQREWRIGLLAAGYYSWGPWSQAFPITYGGGAFLERDADSKFWFYGISSEASVGKGKNGNLSVWSQSLYLGKYYGYSSPYWLVGAGLSNWTRTGDEKLSATNPDLIFEFGWNWQTEIRSSIRIGIRSQCSIEEGSNFCRSGLRFSWGFAI, encoded by the coding sequence ATGCTTAAAAAGTTTAGTTTTGTTTTTTACGGGATCTTCTTCTTCCCCTCTTATCTTTTTGCCTCTGAAATATTATTCAAAACTGGAGAAGCTTTTATCGCAGAAGAAGTTTCAGAAGAGCCGGAATACATTCTTCTCTCCTGGAAAGAGAAAAAATACAAAATTCCCAGATTGGAACTCCAACGAATAGATCCAAGGAAGAAGGGACCTGATTCTTCTTATCGTTATTCCGAGTTCAAACTAACGGATGGAACACAACTAAAGGGAATCTTGATCGAAAAGAAAGAGAACAAACTTATCTTAAAAACGGAACTTGGTTTTGTCGAATTAGATAGATATAAAATCCTCTCTCATAATTTTGAAGATATCTCATCCAAACCTCCGATCATTCCAGAAAAATATCTATTAGAAACTTCTAAACAAAGAGAATGGAGAATTGGCCTCTTAGCTGCCGGATATTATTCCTGGGGTCCATGGAGCCAGGCATTCCCTATCACATACGGAGGAGGCGCATTCTTAGAAAGAGATGCGGACTCTAAGTTTTGGTTCTATGGGATTTCTTCCGAAGCGTCGGTCGGAAAAGGAAAAAATGGAAACCTAAGTGTATGGAGCCAGTCTCTATACTTAGGAAAATATTATGGATATTCTTCTCCTTATTGGTTGGTGGGTGCTGGTCTCAGCAATTGGACCAGAACCGGAGATGAAAAACTCTCTGCAACCAATCCTGATCTGATTTTTGAATTTGGTTGGAATTGGCAGACGGAAATCCGATCTTCCATCCGGATAGGTATTCGTTCTCAATGTAGTATAGAAGAAGGTTCCAATTTTTGCAGATCGGGTCTCCGATTCTCTTGGGGATTTGCGATATGA